From a region of the candidate division TA06 bacterium genome:
- a CDS encoding undecaprenyl/decaprenyl-phosphate alpha-N-acetylglucosaminyl 1-phosphate transferase, whose translation MKPQVLHLLSFLVSAGLALMFTPIMRVLARKSGVVDVPDGLKRHKKPTPYLGGVAIYLAFMLGLVCVMVIRRSVESKLLGLIVGGTIVCGLGVLDDYRRLSVWTKLFGQLVAAVVLVISGLRLEIVYLSFPLNVALSILWIVGITNALNLIDIMDGLAASVAFVASATFFFIAVPTGDLLTAVVSAALAGACIGFVGYNWHPASIFMGDAGSLFLGFMLAGVSISTSYTATNNIALLSPLLILAIPIYDTFYVSILRMAKRKSPFRGSRDHFALRLKAIGLRDQHVVVIVCLISLVLCEASYIATTVSLFGAIFTYIVTAFIFVMTGRLLSKVEP comes from the coding sequence ATGAAACCCCAGGTGCTTCACCTACTCTCGTTTCTCGTCTCCGCAGGTCTAGCACTCATGTTTACTCCCATCATGCGGGTTCTCGCGAGGAAGAGCGGAGTGGTGGACGTGCCTGACGGGCTGAAAAGGCACAAAAAACCTACTCCCTACCTTGGAGGGGTAGCAATCTATTTGGCGTTTATGCTTGGCCTGGTCTGTGTGATGGTCATCCGAAGGTCGGTAGAGAGCAAACTCCTGGGATTGATTGTGGGAGGCACGATAGTATGTGGACTGGGCGTTCTCGATGATTACAGGAGGCTTTCTGTGTGGACGAAGCTGTTTGGCCAGCTTGTTGCAGCGGTCGTGCTGGTCATATCGGGCCTGAGGCTAGAGATAGTCTACCTCTCGTTTCCCTTGAACGTAGCCTTAAGCATCCTGTGGATAGTGGGAATAACAAATGCACTCAACCTGATAGACATAATGGATGGCCTGGCAGCCAGTGTTGCCTTCGTTGCCTCTGCCACCTTCTTCTTCATAGCTGTTCCCACTGGCGACCTCCTGACCGCTGTTGTCTCTGCTGCCCTGGCAGGGGCCTGCATCGGATTTGTGGGATACAACTGGCATCCAGCGTCAATCTTTATGGGGGATGCAGGCTCACTCTTCCTGGGTTTTATGCTTGCCGGCGTTTCAATATCGACAAGTTACACAGCCACGAACAACATTGCTTTGCTCAGTCCGCTTCTGATACTGGCAATTCCCATATATGACACTTTCTACGTATCCATATTGAGAATGGCAAAAAGGAAAAGCCCGTTCAGGGGTTCGCGCGACCATTTTGCGCTCCGTCTCAAAGCCATTGGTCTTAGAGACCAGCATGTGGTTGTGATTGTGTGCCTCATTTCACTCGTTCTTTGCGAGGCCTCATACATTGCGACGACTGTAAGTCTTTTTGGAGCAATCTTCACGTACATAGTGACTGCTTTCATCTTCGTAATGACTGGAAGGCTTTTGAGCAAGGTCGAACCATAA
- a CDS encoding glycosyltransferase family 2 protein: MRDTDVSAVVVNWNGADDICSCLDSIRMQSYHHIGTVVVDNGSTDGSVQMIKERYKDLILIENDGNLGYCRALNQGIDALECEFVLCLNTDIRLEADYVEKAVTTMGDFPRGGMLSGKILRFDGKTLDSAGQFIGRDRRPRERGYGGRDRGQYDAREFVFSVCGAVAFYRRKMLDQVALDGQYFDEDYFAFYEDLDLGWRAQLLGWSCIYEPGAVAYHQRGATAPAGRRVFSVLSAKQFARRSTATRYHIIKNRYMTMIKNDSPESLLADMLFIMPFEALLWCYTALSSPMLMLRLPGMAREIFASLHKRRLVQSKRTVGYDMIRKGII, from the coding sequence TTGAGAGACACTGACGTTTCGGCAGTTGTGGTGAACTGGAATGGGGCTGACGACATCTGTTCCTGCCTCGACTCTATAAGGATGCAGAGCTATCATCATATAGGGACGGTGGTAGTTGACAATGGCTCCACAGATGGTTCAGTGCAGATGATCAAGGAAAGATACAAAGACCTCATCCTGATCGAGAATGATGGAAATCTCGGATATTGCAGAGCGCTCAACCAGGGTATAGATGCTCTGGAATGCGAGTTTGTCCTGTGTCTCAACACAGACATAAGGCTTGAAGCGGACTACGTTGAAAAGGCAGTAACAACAATGGGCGACTTCCCGCGGGGCGGCATGCTGTCAGGGAAGATTCTGCGGTTTGACGGGAAGACACTCGATTCGGCCGGCCAGTTTATTGGAAGAGACCGAAGGCCAAGAGAAAGGGGATATGGCGGAAGGGATAGGGGGCAGTACGATGCAAGGGAGTTTGTCTTTTCTGTGTGCGGTGCAGTAGCCTTCTACAGAAGGAAGATGCTTGACCAGGTGGCACTCGATGGGCAATACTTCGATGAAGACTATTTCGCCTTTTACGAAGATCTGGATCTGGGGTGGCGTGCGCAGCTTCTGGGCTGGAGCTGTATATATGAGCCTGGGGCCGTTGCCTATCACCAGAGGGGAGCGACTGCTCCCGCGGGGAGGAGAGTTTTCTCCGTGCTTAGCGCAAAGCAGTTCGCGAGAAGGTCTACCGCGACCAGGTACCATATAATCAAGAACAGATACATGACAATGATCAAGAATGACTCGCCGGAGAGCCTTCTGGCAGACATGCTCTTCATCATGCCCTTTGAAGCTCTGCTGTGGTGTTACACTGCTCTCAGCTCTCCCATGCTCATGTTGAGGCTTCCAGGGATGGCAAGGGAGATTTTTGCCTCGCTTCACAAGAGGAGGTTGGTCCAATCCAAAAGAACTGTTGGCTACGACATGATTAGAAAGGGGATCATCTGA
- a CDS encoding glycosyltransferase family 1 protein → MIIGIDARSLIGKRAGVGRYLHNLLENLSGIDEENQYILYLHEEAGWVAGRPNFSEKKINLPFLENYFTWLHLRLPPELLTHRVDVFHFPFYTMPLVVNHRSVVTIHDITFGLHPEWFSLKGKIAQIPFCRFAARHADRIIACSKTTKNDILRMYRVSEEKIEVIYEAADPMFRVMSKRDALERARSECGIKDRFFLYVGVIHLRRNVERLLKAFKLFSAKSPDYQLVLIGKVEWPYLDVKKLIEELGLDGRVIHLGYVEDSMLPLIYNSAECFVYPSLYEGFGLPVLEAMACGTPVITSDNSSLSELFADAVFLIDPYSVEQMGQAMSLLVEDTGLRDELISKGLEKVKEFSWRKTAEKTLQVYKEVAEG, encoded by the coding sequence ATGATAATTGGGATTGATGCAAGGTCCCTGATTGGGAAGCGGGCGGGGGTTGGCAGATACCTGCACAACCTGTTAGAGAACCTCTCCGGAATTGACGAGGAGAACCAATACATCCTGTACCTTCATGAGGAGGCGGGTTGGGTTGCTGGCCGGCCCAATTTCAGCGAAAAGAAGATAAACCTCCCGTTCCTCGAGAACTACTTCACCTGGCTCCATCTGAGACTGCCCCCTGAATTGCTCACCCACAGGGTTGATGTCTTCCACTTTCCATTCTACACGATGCCCCTGGTGGTCAATCACAGGTCCGTTGTCACTATACACGATATTACGTTTGGCCTTCATCCGGAATGGTTTTCTCTCAAGGGGAAAATAGCGCAAATTCCATTTTGCAGATTTGCCGCCAGACACGCGGACAGGATAATTGCCTGTTCAAAGACGACGAAGAATGATATTCTGCGAATGTACAGGGTCTCAGAGGAGAAAATCGAAGTGATCTACGAAGCTGCCGATCCAATGTTCAGGGTGATGTCGAAGAGAGATGCTCTGGAGCGGGCAAGGTCCGAATGTGGGATCAAAGATAGATTCTTCCTTTATGTAGGGGTGATACATCTGAGGAGGAATGTCGAGAGGTTGTTGAAGGCCTTCAAGTTATTCTCGGCGAAAAGTCCCGACTACCAGCTTGTTCTTATCGGAAAAGTGGAGTGGCCATACCTTGATGTGAAGAAGCTAATAGAGGAGCTCGGCCTCGATGGTCGCGTCATCCATCTGGGCTATGTCGAGGACAGCATGCTTCCTCTAATCTACAATAGTGCAGAATGTTTTGTCTACCCTTCTTTGTACGAGGGCTTCGGGCTTCCTGTGCTTGAGGCAATGGCCTGCGGAACTCCCGTGATAACCTCAGACAACTCATCGCTATCAGAACTCTTCGCAGACGCTGTTTTTCTGATAGACCCTTACAGTGTTGAACAGATGGGCCAGGCTATGAGTCTGCTGGTTGAAGACACAGGATTGAGGGACGAGCTCATTTCGAAGGGGTTAGAAAAGGTGAAGGAGTTCTCCTGGAGAAAGACGGCCGAAAAGACGTTGCAAGTCTACAAGGAGGTCGCGGAAGGCTGA
- a CDS encoding glycosyltransferase family 1 protein, giving the protein MRVGIDYKSALPIRVGIGRYTRNLVKSLAELDRENKYLLFCFLFKDYAKKLAMASFPAASNFKVMSAPIPVKVTRFWANRLNIPIEWLIGSFDVVHFPEPYPFRSKSARTIVTVHDIGFALWPEMFTKEMRALLEKQMRCVVEKVDSIIAVSRTTRSDLLEVYGFDKERIHIIEHGVEESFRPITDSGSLEALRRRYKLPEKFVLCVGTLEPRKNHVRLIQAFQLMCERHTDKYRLVVCGKKGWMYDEIFALAETSRSKETVMFTGYVPDEEMPYLYNLASVVAYPSLYEGFGLPVVEAMACGKPVLTSNRGAMADVAGDSALLVNPEDVNDMAEGLYRLISDDELRERLKLAGRKRASTFTWEKAARATLDVYDRVVRN; this is encoded by the coding sequence ATGCGAGTAGGCATAGACTATAAGTCCGCACTTCCGATAAGAGTCGGCATAGGACGGTACACGCGCAATCTGGTAAAAAGCCTTGCTGAACTGGACCGGGAGAACAAGTATCTCCTTTTCTGCTTCTTGTTCAAAGATTATGCGAAGAAGCTTGCAATGGCATCATTTCCCGCAGCATCCAATTTCAAGGTGATGAGTGCTCCGATACCCGTCAAGGTCACCAGGTTCTGGGCAAACCGTCTCAATATTCCAATCGAGTGGCTCATTGGCAGCTTTGACGTGGTCCATTTTCCAGAGCCTTACCCTTTCAGATCGAAAAGCGCCAGAACAATTGTCACCGTACACGACATTGGTTTTGCGCTATGGCCTGAAATGTTCACCAAAGAGATGCGAGCGCTTTTGGAAAAACAGATGAGATGTGTGGTTGAGAAAGTCGATTCCATAATAGCTGTTTCAAGAACTACCCGCAGTGATCTGCTTGAAGTATATGGTTTTGACAAAGAGAGGATACATATTATTGAGCATGGAGTGGAGGAAAGCTTCAGACCGATTACCGATTCTGGGTCTCTTGAAGCGCTGCGCCGGAGATACAAGTTACCGGAGAAGTTCGTCCTATGTGTGGGTACTCTTGAGCCGAGAAAGAACCACGTAAGATTGATCCAGGCATTCCAACTCATGTGTGAGAGGCATACCGATAAATACAGGTTGGTAGTGTGCGGAAAGAAAGGCTGGATGTACGATGAGATTTTCGCCCTGGCGGAGACCTCTAGATCAAAAGAAACAGTCATGTTCACGGGATACGTTCCCGATGAGGAGATGCCATACCTGTACAATCTGGCAAGCGTTGTTGCCTATCCTTCTCTTTACGAAGGCTTTGGCCTTCCGGTCGTCGAAGCAATGGCCTGCGGGAAGCCTGTTCTCACCTCGAACAGGGGCGCAATGGCGGACGTTGCGGGGGACAGTGCGCTTCTTGTCAATCCAGAGGATGTAAACGACATGGCAGAGGGATTGTACAGGCTAATTTCTGATGACGAGTTGAGAGAGAGACTGAAACTGGCCGGACGGAAAAGAGCATCCACCTTTACCTGGGAGAAAGCTGCGAGGGCTACCCTGGATGTGTATGACAGAGTTGTCAGAAACTGA
- a CDS encoding glycosyltransferase family 1 protein → MRILQVNQFCGHLGGTEVYVRSISNELIERGHHVALLCEESGNSGENRQYAVHRIPGISLWSFQRKDEVIAEVARVVEGENPDLINIHNLHNSWVTEQLLRMRPTVRYLHDHRLFCPRGKYYLSGSICGRPFGIRCLLNSYVPLMCYGYFTRKPWRVWRDYRSFHRTLRANIRLDKLMVASRYMKECLVQNGFNEKMVDVLPYFTDPPVETGSVGDSILYVGRLLPEKGLHILLDSLSLLPGHVKLVVVGNGSQQYESLLDRRVSRLGLASRVHFAGQVRHGELKTFYEACRLVAVPSLWPEPFGIVGIEALSHGRPVVAFDSGGISDWLVDGEVGFLVPRGDVKALAARIQQLLESPETVESMGKRGRSIVAERFGRGVHVEKLLKLYEKTCE, encoded by the coding sequence ATGAGGATCCTTCAGGTTAACCAGTTCTGTGGCCACCTGGGAGGGACTGAAGTCTATGTCCGCTCAATATCGAATGAACTGATCGAAAGAGGGCACCATGTTGCGCTCCTCTGCGAGGAGTCCGGGAATTCCGGGGAGAACCGGCAATACGCCGTTCATCGAATTCCTGGTATTTCGCTGTGGTCATTTCAGAGAAAAGACGAAGTTATTGCTGAGGTGGCAAGAGTTGTGGAGGGCGAAAATCCGGATCTGATAAACATACACAACCTCCATAATAGTTGGGTGACAGAACAGCTTCTGAGGATGCGCCCGACGGTCAGGTATCTCCATGACCACAGGCTCTTCTGCCCCAGGGGCAAGTACTACCTCAGTGGTTCAATCTGCGGACGTCCTTTTGGAATAAGATGCCTTCTCAACAGTTATGTGCCACTTATGTGTTACGGGTATTTCACCAGGAAGCCGTGGCGTGTGTGGCGGGACTACCGCTCGTTTCATCGAACTCTAAGGGCCAACATTAGGCTGGATAAACTGATGGTTGCCAGCAGGTACATGAAGGAGTGTCTCGTGCAGAACGGATTCAACGAGAAGATGGTGGATGTCCTTCCATACTTCACAGACCCGCCAGTGGAGACAGGATCGGTCGGTGACAGTATCCTTTATGTGGGGAGGCTGCTCCCTGAAAAAGGTTTGCACATCCTGCTGGATTCGCTTTCCCTGCTGCCGGGCCATGTGAAACTGGTTGTCGTAGGGAATGGGTCGCAGCAATATGAGAGCCTACTTGATCGGCGGGTGTCCAGGCTTGGGTTGGCCTCCAGGGTCCATTTTGCAGGTCAGGTGAGACACGGGGAACTGAAGACGTTCTATGAGGCTTGCAGGTTGGTCGCCGTCCCGTCCCTCTGGCCCGAGCCTTTTGGCATTGTAGGCATAGAGGCGCTTTCTCATGGTCGCCCGGTAGTTGCATTCGACTCTGGAGGAATAAGTGACTGGCTGGTTGACGGTGAGGTCGGTTTCCTTGTGCCCAGAGGAGATGTGAAGGCTCTGGCCGCGCGCATACAGCAACTCCTGGAATCCCCGGAGACGGTGGAATCAATGGGCAAAAGAGGGAGATCTATAGTCGCCGAAAGGTTCGGCAGAGGAGTCCATGTAGAGAAGCTCTTGAAGCTTTACGAGAAGACATGCGAGTAG